A stretch of Physeter macrocephalus isolate SW-GA chromosome 6, ASM283717v5, whole genome shotgun sequence DNA encodes these proteins:
- the NOL12 gene encoding nucleolar protein 12 produces the protein MGRNKKKKRDGDGRRPRLILSFDEEKRREYLTGFHRRKVQRKKAAIEEIKKRLKEEQKKLRVERHQEYLKMLAEREEALEEADELDRLVTAKTEPVQYDHLNHTVTVTTISSLDLSAARLLGLPPPEQGAGRRSEEEASSAEKPTRALPKKSRDPLLSQRISSLTALLHAHRRKKVKRKHPSRAQDSTKKPPSATRTSKTQRRRLTGQARHSGE, from the exons ATGGGCCGCAACAAGAAGAAGAAGCGAGATGGCGACGGCCGCCGGCCGCGGCTCATTTTGAGCTTCGACGAGGAGAAGCGGCG GGAGTACCTGACAGGCTTCCACAGGCGGAAGGTGCAGCGGAAGAAGGCAGCCATTGAGGAGATCAAGAAGCGGCTCAAGGAGGAGCAGAAGAAGCTCCGGGTGGAG CGCCACCAGGAATACTTGAAGATgctggcagagagagaggaggcgCTGG AGGAGGCAGACGAACTGGACCGGCTGGTGACAGCAAAGACAGAGCCTGTGCAGTACGACCACCTCAACCACACAgtcaccgtcaccaccatcagCAGCCTGGACCTCTCAGCAGCCCGGCTGCTCGGACTGCCCCCGCCTGAG CAAGGGGCCGGGCGCAGGTCTGAGGAGGAGGCGTCATCCGCGGAGAAGCCTACCAGAGCCTTACCCAAGAAGTCCAGAGACCCTCTGCTGTCCCAGCG GATCTCCTCTCTCACGGCCTTGCTGCACGCGCACAGGCGCAAGAAGGTCAAGAGGAAACATCCCAGCCGGGCCCAGGACTCCACCAAGAAGCCCCCAAGCGCCACTCGTACCAGTAAGACCCAGCGCCGCCGGCTGACAGGCCAAGCCCGGCACAGCGGGGAGTGA
- the LGALS1 gene encoding galectin-1, which translates to MACGLVASNLNLKPGECLRVRGEVPPDAKSFVLNLGKDGNNLCLHFNPRFNAHGDTNTIVCNSKDGGAWGAEQRESVFPFQPGSVVEVCVSFDQADLTIQLPGGYDFKFPNRLNLEAINYLAADGDFKIKCVAFE; encoded by the exons ATGGCTTGT GGTCTGGTCGCCAGCAACCTGAATCTCAAGCCTGGGGAGTGCCTCAGAGTGCGGGGCGAGGTGCCCCCGGACGCCAAGAG CTTCGTGCTGAACCTGGGCAAAGACGGCAACAACCTGTGCCTGCACTTCAACCCCCGCTTCAACGCGCACGGGGACACCAACACCATCGTGTGTAACAGCAAGGATGGCGGGGCCTGGGGCGCTGAGCAGCGGGAGTCCGTCTTCCCCTTCCAGCCTGGAAGTGTTGTGGAg gtGTGCGTCTCCTTCGACCAGGCAGACCTAACCATCCAGCTGCCTGGTGGATACGATTTCAAGTTCCCCAACCGCCTCAACCTGGAGGCCATCAACTACCTGGCAGCCGACGGCGACTTCAAGATCAAGTGCGTGGCCTTTGAGTGA